One region of Haloterrigena salifodinae genomic DNA includes:
- a CDS encoding sulfite exporter TauE/SafE family protein — MSLFEVSIPLVVLFVVFGLTVGILFGFFGMGGSFFVTPALLVLGHSAPTAVGTGLAFVFWTSLIATLAHRNLDHIDYRLGLLLLTGMTIGIEIGRRGLLALVDIGLADLVVSFLYVVLLAAVGVFVIRDGHHPAIDDESADMTRSSVSDRFAWVTVPPLISLENVDVSVWIVLSIAVLVGILSGFLGVGGGFLMVPALMYGFAMPGAVAVGTDILQITVSSAYGAFVYGQQGSIHFAMLLPLLIGSTVGTQIGAVLTDYLDDAELRTIFGVMLLVGSVSVASKTVSHAYGVELLHTLSLVLLLGGALVLSALLLYLGMQNIREERLSVNR, encoded by the coding sequence ATGAGTCTCTTCGAAGTGAGCATCCCGCTCGTCGTCCTGTTCGTCGTGTTCGGCCTGACCGTCGGAATCCTCTTCGGGTTTTTCGGCATGGGCGGGAGCTTCTTCGTCACCCCCGCTCTTCTCGTTCTCGGACATTCCGCCCCTACCGCCGTCGGAACTGGACTCGCGTTCGTATTTTGGACGTCGCTCATCGCGACTCTCGCTCATCGCAATCTCGATCACATCGACTATCGACTCGGTCTATTGCTGCTCACGGGGATGACAATCGGCATCGAAATCGGGAGACGCGGACTACTCGCACTGGTGGATATCGGACTCGCAGATCTCGTAGTGAGTTTTCTGTACGTCGTACTCCTCGCGGCAGTCGGCGTGTTCGTCATCCGTGACGGTCACCATCCCGCAATCGACGACGAGAGCGCCGATATGACCCGGTCGTCCGTCTCCGACCGGTTCGCGTGGGTTACCGTTCCGCCGCTGATTTCCCTCGAGAACGTCGACGTTTCCGTCTGGATCGTACTCTCGATCGCGGTGCTAGTCGGAATCCTCTCCGGCTTCCTCGGTGTCGGCGGCGGATTCCTGATGGTTCCCGCACTCATGTACGGATTTGCGATGCCGGGTGCAGTCGCCGTCGGAACAGATATCCTTCAGATCACTGTTTCCAGCGCCTACGGGGCGTTCGTGTACGGACAACAGGGGTCGATTCACTTCGCCATGCTACTTCCCCTGCTTATCGGCAGTACGGTCGGGACCCAAATCGGTGCCGTACTCACGGATTATCTCGACGACGCCGAACTCAGAACGATATTCGGCGTCATGCTACTCGTCGGGAGCGTCTCGGTAGCGAGTAAAACCGTCAGTCACGCGTACGGCGTCGAACTGCTGCATACGCTCAGTTTGGTGCTTCTCCTCGGAGGGGCGCTGGTGTTGAGCGCACTACTTCTCTATCTCGGGATGCAAAACATCCGCGAAGAACGGCTCTCTGTAAACCGATAG
- a CDS encoding flavodoxin domain-containing protein, with protein MVSFLVLYGTGEGQTETVAARIAETLDERGHNATTIDADDLPATFDLGEFDAVLVGASIHAGKHQSSVLDFVRSNRQALDTIPTAFFQVSLSSATEKGRAQAAGYFGEFVAETGWHPDRVGFFGGALRYSEYGFLKRLLMKQIAKRTISDLPAADASGDIEFTDWEEVEAFAADVAAFVEGRLGVAPPGANGGTELE; from the coding sequence ATGGTATCGTTTCTCGTCCTCTATGGCACTGGTGAGGGGCAGACGGAGACCGTCGCTGCCCGTATCGCCGAGACGCTCGACGAACGCGGACACAATGCGACGACGATCGACGCCGACGACCTCCCGGCTACGTTCGACCTCGGTGAGTTCGACGCGGTCCTCGTCGGTGCGTCGATCCACGCCGGTAAACACCAGTCGTCGGTTCTCGACTTCGTTCGGTCGAATCGGCAGGCACTCGATACGATACCGACGGCGTTCTTCCAGGTGTCGCTGTCGTCCGCGACCGAGAAGGGTCGTGCGCAAGCAGCGGGCTACTTCGGGGAGTTCGTCGCGGAGACGGGGTGGCATCCCGATCGGGTCGGGTTCTTCGGCGGCGCACTCCGCTACTCGGAGTACGGGTTCCTCAAGCGGTTGCTGATGAAACAGATCGCCAAGCGGACCATCTCGGACCTGCCCGCGGCCGACGCGTCGGGTGATATCGAGTTCACGGACTGGGAGGAAGTCGAGGCCTTTGCCGCCGACGTGGCGGCGTTCGTCGAAGGACGGTTGGGCGTCGCGCCGCCGGGTGCTAACGGAGGGACGGAACTCGAGTGA
- a CDS encoding universal stress protein — protein sequence MAQQLLVPVDGSPLSKQALEHALKEYEDASVITLHVLDPTDPGYSSPTDVDVRNEPPHGSDEWYERASEEEEKIFDDARELASEYDGTLDTDTAIGEPAREIVDYAEENEIDHVVMGSHGRTGETRLLLGSVADMVVRRSPVSVTVIRD from the coding sequence ATGGCTCAGCAACTGCTGGTTCCCGTCGACGGATCGCCGCTGTCCAAACAAGCACTGGAGCACGCGCTCAAGGAATATGAGGACGCGTCCGTCATCACGCTCCACGTACTCGATCCCACCGATCCCGGGTACAGTTCACCGACCGATGTCGACGTCAGAAACGAACCGCCACACGGGTCCGACGAGTGGTACGAGCGGGCGAGCGAGGAGGAGGAGAAAATATTCGACGACGCGCGCGAGTTGGCGAGCGAATACGACGGTACGCTCGATACCGACACCGCAATCGGCGAACCCGCGCGCGAAATCGTCGACTACGCCGAAGAGAACGAGATCGATCACGTCGTCATGGGCAGTCACGGACGAACGGGAGAGACGCGGCTGTTGCTCGGTAGCGTGGCCGACATGGTCGTCCGACGGTCGCCGGTCTCCGTCACCGTCATCCGCGACTGA
- a CDS encoding universal stress protein: MDPSILVPYDGSRCSQSALRYAADIFDGETITALHVLDPFATIPDSEKQVRERYERAQDILETVPAVADDRSTMISSEFVYGHAIHAILRYADLYTIDRIVIDRSYRADTAADPLGNVSEALVRRTRAPVTVLRSAVDDGRIASPETVLVPFDGSSPACNALQHAIGAFSDVTVHVLYVRYPFVDDLDHMGVRSDDYPDFEEWYGAVRTWHERADRNADRVLEIADSVKGDSDADLRSTTETGPPSRVILEYADRIEADHVLIGSHSHDGGTQTLLGSVAEQIVRQSSAPVTVVR; the protein is encoded by the coding sequence ATGGATCCTTCCATTCTCGTCCCGTACGACGGATCACGGTGCTCGCAGTCGGCACTGCGATACGCAGCGGACATCTTTGATGGCGAGACGATTACCGCACTCCACGTCCTCGACCCGTTCGCGACGATTCCAGACTCAGAGAAACAGGTACGGGAGCGATACGAACGGGCACAGGATATCCTCGAAACCGTACCCGCCGTAGCAGACGATCGCTCGACGATGATCTCTTCAGAGTTCGTCTATGGGCACGCGATTCACGCGATTCTTCGATACGCCGATCTGTATACGATCGATCGGATCGTGATCGACAGATCCTATCGAGCGGATACGGCGGCCGATCCGCTCGGGAACGTGTCTGAAGCGCTCGTCCGCCGGACGCGGGCTCCGGTCACCGTTCTTCGATCGGCGGTCGACGACGGACGGATCGCCTCCCCGGAGACGGTGCTCGTTCCCTTCGACGGATCGTCTCCGGCGTGTAACGCGTTACAACACGCGATCGGTGCGTTTTCAGATGTGACGGTGCACGTGCTCTACGTGCGGTATCCGTTCGTGGACGATCTCGACCACATGGGCGTACGCAGCGACGACTACCCGGATTTCGAGGAGTGGTACGGTGCAGTCCGTACGTGGCACGAACGAGCGGACCGGAACGCGGACCGCGTTCTGGAGATCGCGGACTCGGTCAAGGGCGATAGCGATGCGGATCTCCGATCGACGACTGAGACTGGACCTCCCTCACGCGTCATCCTCGAGTACGCTGACCGGATCGAAGCTGACCACGTTCTCATCGGCAGTCATAGCCACGACGGCGGAACGCAGACCCTGCTCGGAAGCGTCGCCGAGCAGATCGTCCGGCAGTCGTCTGCACCGGTAACGGTCGTCAGGTGA
- a CDS encoding CBS domain-containing protein yields the protein MYTSTRGCYALYRFAQGRFSTVSFRRHPVSLVAVIASVSTHFPSDFFTPEIDVDHMAFPIRVNDVMSSPVRTATPDTTADEAAATCREDGVGSLVVVENGDIVGIVTNDDFVRLLGEVSKPTGCPLRKFMSTEVVTVTADTPIGDAVEIMFDNDIARLVIVEDGSLKGLVSSNDIVRYVPQIFRRYEFDYTRPDSIRSRIPSETAYELSGWETDAIGLSDSRITVGDRVEFTKALTERDVRAFATASGDTNRLHLDDEYARATRFGRRIAHGTLVGGVISAALARFPGVTIYVSENLTFLSPVEIGDRVTAICEIIEDIGRDKYQLTTDVVDSKGERVIEGQAVVLIDEPRGV from the coding sequence TTGTACACGTCTACTCGAGGATGTTACGCTCTCTACCGGTTCGCTCAAGGCCGCTTTTCGACTGTCAGTTTCCGAAGGCACCCTGTATCTCTCGTCGCAGTGATCGCTTCGGTATCGACGCATTTCCCGTCGGACTTTTTCACACCGGAAATAGACGTCGATCACATGGCGTTTCCCATCCGAGTCAACGACGTGATGAGTTCCCCGGTGAGGACGGCTACTCCGGATACGACAGCGGACGAGGCGGCCGCGACGTGTCGCGAGGACGGAGTTGGATCACTCGTCGTCGTTGAGAACGGTGATATCGTCGGAATAGTGACCAACGACGATTTCGTGCGGCTTCTCGGGGAAGTATCCAAACCGACGGGATGTCCACTTCGCAAGTTCATGTCGACCGAAGTCGTGACGGTTACTGCCGACACGCCAATCGGGGATGCGGTCGAGATAATGTTTGACAATGACATTGCTCGACTCGTCATCGTGGAGGACGGCAGCCTCAAGGGACTCGTCAGTTCGAACGATATCGTTCGATACGTTCCCCAGATCTTCCGACGCTACGAATTTGACTATACCCGGCCCGACAGTATCCGGAGTCGCATCCCCTCTGAAACCGCCTACGAGCTATCCGGCTGGGAAACTGACGCTATCGGTCTCTCCGACAGCCGCATTACTGTCGGCGATCGCGTCGAGTTCACGAAGGCACTCACCGAACGCGATGTTCGGGCGTTCGCTACAGCCAGCGGAGACACGAACCGCCTTCATCTCGACGACGAGTACGCACGCGCCACTCGGTTCGGCCGCCGGATCGCCCACGGGACGCTCGTCGGCGGAGTGATCAGCGCCGCGTTGGCTCGCTTTCCTGGGGTGACGATCTACGTGTCGGAGAATCTCACCTTCCTCTCACCGGTCGAAATTGGCGACCGAGTGACCGCGATTTGCGAGATCATCGAAGATATCGGCCGAGACAAGTATCAGCTTACGACCGACGTCGTCGATTCGAAGGGCGAACGCGTAATCGAGGGGCAGGCCGTCGTGCTCATCGACGAGCCGCGAGGCGTATGA
- a CDS encoding pyridoxamine 5'-phosphate oxidase family protein, whose product MSIDELQEYGMVKMDEKEIEGFLSSQKTGVLGLPAEDGPYLLPISYGYDGHDRLYFTYLLGSNSRKQTLSEATDTARFLVYKVDTPYNWQSVLLTGHLTAIPETEWDALNEIPHTAWRPAVFESATLSGDVKVYEFQTDEQTGIKHEGLPPALEPNEM is encoded by the coding sequence ATGTCCATCGATGAACTGCAGGAGTACGGAATGGTGAAAATGGACGAAAAAGAAATCGAGGGGTTCCTTTCGAGTCAGAAGACTGGCGTGCTCGGGCTTCCAGCAGAAGACGGCCCGTATTTGCTTCCCATCTCCTATGGGTACGACGGGCACGACCGACTCTATTTCACGTATCTCCTCGGCTCGAATAGCCGGAAGCAAACGTTAAGCGAGGCAACCGACACCGCGAGATTCCTCGTGTACAAGGTGGATACGCCGTACAATTGGCAAAGCGTCCTTTTGACTGGTCACCTTACCGCCATCCCGGAAACCGAGTGGGACGCGCTCAACGAGATCCCACATACCGCCTGGCGGCCCGCCGTTTTCGAATCAGCTACCCTGTCGGGAGACGTGAAAGTCTATGAATTCCAAACCGACGAACAGACGGGAATCAAACACGAAGGACTCCCACCTGCTCTCGAGCCGAACGAAATGTGA
- a CDS encoding universal stress protein yields the protein MHARRRSTIDLAETDSETLHALYVIETRIGYDSAIIDPETVEDDLRAEGEAVLEAVGNESRERDVALVDRIEKRGPERVIVEYVEREGIDIVVLGSRGKSAFKSVLLGSTSEVLVRDLPIPSYSSPTATTGNQSCDRFRTETGDTRSQSERSGRTASRYSYVFRISTTNWDDERIDRVQDETRDSVCIARGVRRRPPTT from the coding sequence GTGCACGCGCGGCGACGGTCCACGATCGACCTCGCGGAGACCGACAGTGAGACGCTGCACGCCCTCTATGTGATCGAGACGCGAATCGGCTACGACAGCGCCATCATCGATCCGGAGACGGTCGAAGACGACCTCCGCGCCGAGGGCGAGGCCGTCCTCGAGGCGGTCGGCAATGAGAGTCGGGAGCGGGACGTGGCGCTCGTCGACCGGATCGAAAAGAGGGGTCCCGAACGAGTGATCGTCGAGTACGTCGAGCGCGAAGGCATCGATATCGTCGTCCTCGGGTCACGGGGAAAATCGGCGTTCAAGTCGGTCTTGCTCGGCAGCACGAGCGAGGTACTCGTCCGCGACCTTCCGATCCCGTCGTACTCGTCTCCGACGGCGACGACGGGGAACCAGTCGTGTGATCGCTTCCGAACCGAGACCGGGGATACCCGATCTCAGTCCGAACGATCCGGTCGGACCGCGAGCCGGTATTCCTATGTGTTCCGCATATCCACTACGAACTGGGACGATGAACGCATCGACCGAGTGCAGGACGAAACGCGGGATTCGGTATGCATTGCTCGCGGTGTTCGTCGTCGGCCTCCGACGACGTGA
- a CDS encoding universal stress protein — MYDRIVIAVDGSDEAQRAAERGLEFARVFDAAVDIVYVVEWKSLRLARSADEKARLRERGETVLEEIEELASAIDRPITTELTEGKPALRIAEYAAERDAGLIVVGRQGLTGFGKRLLGGVTEQLLHRSDVPVFVVPKGASDATADYSDLLVPTDGSEIAADAARHGAAVAQGYGSTVHVLNVVDLQAAGGAFDAGGLEREFVDRLEANGEGIVEDVATEIGDEVPDVTTAVVRMTSFDGIAAGVREYVDDTDIDLVVMGARGRSNLGRRVLGSVTSSLLRTLDVPVLVVTRSSR, encoded by the coding sequence ATGTACGACCGTATTGTGATCGCCGTCGACGGAAGCGACGAGGCCCAGCGAGCGGCGGAACGCGGACTCGAGTTCGCTCGCGTCTTCGATGCAGCGGTCGACATCGTGTACGTCGTTGAGTGGAAGTCGCTCCGGCTCGCGAGGTCCGCCGACGAAAAGGCGCGGCTTCGAGAGCGCGGTGAAACCGTTCTCGAAGAAATCGAGGAACTCGCGTCCGCTATCGATCGGCCCATAACGACGGAACTGACGGAGGGCAAGCCCGCGCTCCGGATCGCCGAGTACGCGGCCGAACGAGACGCAGGTCTGATCGTCGTCGGGAGACAGGGACTGACGGGGTTCGGAAAGCGACTCCTCGGCGGCGTTACGGAACAGCTCCTCCATCGAAGCGACGTCCCCGTCTTCGTCGTCCCCAAGGGCGCATCGGACGCAACGGCTGATTACTCCGACCTGCTCGTTCCCACTGACGGAAGTGAGATCGCTGCCGACGCCGCCCGACACGGCGCCGCGGTCGCACAAGGGTACGGGTCGACGGTCCACGTGCTCAACGTCGTCGATCTGCAGGCCGCGGGCGGAGCCTTCGACGCCGGGGGCCTCGAGCGTGAATTCGTCGACCGACTCGAGGCCAACGGCGAAGGGATCGTCGAGGACGTGGCGACGGAGATTGGAGACGAGGTTCCGGACGTCACGACCGCCGTCGTGCGGATGACGTCGTTCGACGGCATCGCTGCCGGCGTCCGCGAGTACGTCGACGATACCGATATCGACCTCGTCGTCATGGGGGCGCGCGGCCGGTCGAATCTCGGTCGCCGCGTTCTCGGTAGCGTCACCTCGTCCCTCCTCCGGACCCTCGACGTCCCTGTACTGGTCGTGACGCGGTCGTCGAGATAG
- a CDS encoding DUF2267 domain-containing protein produces the protein MNFDEFTGEVQHRLELPGTGETVRAIRATLVTLGQRIPDGAAEDLAASLPMEIRWYMTGAVDEHGQRFDWREFVSRVSEIEGNDPAEAAYHARVIVDLVRTQVPQSDFRQLRDQLPEDRRDENWEKLFEVVDAGGWGDAEEAQTGGGPQPENG, from the coding sequence ATGAATTTCGACGAATTCACCGGCGAGGTCCAGCACCGACTCGAGCTACCGGGAACGGGCGAAACCGTTCGCGCGATCAGAGCCACGCTCGTGACGCTCGGCCAGCGGATTCCGGACGGCGCGGCCGAGGATCTCGCGGCCTCGCTGCCGATGGAGATCCGCTGGTACATGACCGGCGCCGTCGACGAGCACGGCCAGCGATTCGACTGGCGGGAGTTCGTCTCGCGGGTGAGCGAAATCGAAGGGAACGACCCTGCCGAGGCCGCGTACCACGCCCGCGTCATCGTCGATCTCGTTCGGACGCAGGTTCCGCAGTCGGATTTCCGGCAACTCCGCGATCAGCTCCCCGAAGACCGACGGGACGAGAACTGGGAGAAGCTATTCGAAGTCGTCGATGCTGGCGGCTGGGGCGACGCCGAAGAGGCACAGACGGGTGGCGGACCGCAACCCGAGAACGGGTGA
- a CDS encoding universal stress protein encodes MYNTILVATDGSDAANRAVEHATDLAAAFDADLHAIYVVDTTRYGQAVLSESSGVLEELKERGEALLEDVATRSDVDVTTEIRNGRPDEAIDSYAAAIEADLVVLGNRGLGGGPSAEVGSVAERVVRSAGRPVITA; translated from the coding sequence ATGTACAACACGATCCTCGTCGCGACGGACGGAAGCGACGCTGCAAACCGCGCGGTCGAACACGCGACCGATCTCGCCGCGGCGTTCGACGCCGACCTTCACGCGATTTACGTCGTCGACACGACGCGGTACGGGCAAGCGGTACTGTCCGAATCCAGTGGTGTCCTCGAAGAACTCAAGGAGCGCGGGGAAGCGCTCCTCGAAGACGTCGCCACGCGATCGGACGTCGACGTCACGACGGAAATTCGAAACGGGAGGCCGGACGAGGCGATCGACTCCTATGCCGCGGCGATCGAGGCCGACCTCGTCGTCCTCGGCAATCGCGGTCTCGGTGGGGGCCCCTCTGCAGAGGTCGGAAGCGTGGCCGAACGAGTCGTTCGGAGCGCGGGTCGGCCGGTGATTACGGCCTGA
- a CDS encoding universal stress protein, whose protein sequence is MYDTILVPTDGSDPANRAVEHALALGDRYDARVHALYCVETHRYGEPALSSTAVVLNQLEDQGQAMLAELGDRTDNAGITCTWDICHGRPWEEALKAADDVDADLIVIGYQGQSHTRTGKIGSVAERIVRSADRPVLTA, encoded by the coding sequence ATGTACGACACGATACTCGTTCCGACGGACGGAAGCGATCCCGCGAACCGCGCCGTCGAACACGCCTTGGCACTCGGCGATCGGTACGACGCTCGAGTGCACGCACTGTACTGTGTCGAGACCCATCGATACGGAGAACCCGCATTGAGCAGTACCGCGGTCGTCCTCAACCAGCTCGAGGATCAGGGGCAGGCGATGCTCGCGGAGTTGGGTGATCGTACGGACAACGCCGGCATCACGTGTACGTGGGATATCTGTCACGGTCGTCCCTGGGAGGAGGCGCTCAAAGCGGCCGACGACGTCGACGCCGATCTGATCGTGATCGGCTATCAGGGCCAGAGCCACACTCGAACCGGAAAGATCGGGAGCGTGGCCGAGCGCATCGTCCGCTCGGCGGACCGTCCGGTGCTGACGGCGTGA
- a CDS encoding dodecin family protein translates to MTAVKVIRVMGTSEESWEDAAHEAFREASQTVDDISGIRIENWTADVEDGEIVEYKATTEIAFPVEY, encoded by the coding sequence ATGACGGCAGTCAAAGTCATCCGAGTCATGGGTACGTCGGAAGAGTCCTGGGAAGACGCGGCTCACGAAGCGTTTCGCGAAGCGAGCCAGACGGTCGACGACATCTCCGGTATCCGCATCGAGAACTGGACGGCGGACGTCGAAGACGGCGAGATCGTCGAGTACAAAGCGACGACCGAAATCGCGTTCCCGGTCGAATACTGA
- a CDS encoding universal stress protein encodes MGTHVLVPLDGSPQSWAAFDHAVSNYDGETITTVHVVDPMEGIYSDYGGGGYYDAQVHERAVERSEELGEQARERADDAEVLETTVLETAVETGPPARTILEYADENDVDHIVMGSHGRSGVARILLGSVAETVTRRATVPVTIVR; translated from the coding sequence ATGGGAACGCACGTACTCGTCCCGCTCGACGGCTCACCGCAATCGTGGGCCGCGTTCGACCATGCGGTTTCGAATTACGACGGCGAGACAATCACGACGGTACACGTCGTCGATCCGATGGAAGGAATCTATAGCGATTACGGAGGCGGCGGCTACTACGACGCTCAGGTCCACGAGCGGGCCGTCGAGCGAAGTGAAGAACTCGGCGAGCAGGCCCGCGAGCGAGCCGACGATGCGGAGGTTCTCGAGACGACCGTCCTCGAAACCGCGGTCGAAACAGGGCCACCCGCTCGGACGATCCTCGAGTACGCTGACGAGAACGATGTCGACCACATAGTCATGGGCAGCCACGGTCGCTCCGGCGTCGCGCGGATTCTGCTCGGGAGCGTAGCGGAGACCGTGACGCGGCGGGCGACGGTACCGGTGACGATCGTTCGCTGA
- a CDS encoding SOUL family heme-binding protein, whose amino-acid sequence MRSVRNLLLGTAGLLGLWIGWGAYVNRTTERVPSEPLERFDGIEIRRYPRTVRAETTAPDTRTAFGRLFRYISGANEQREDVAMTAPVAVRGTSISMTAPVRTGPDGGDVTMAFYLPRAYTPETAPIPTDPAVRLVVDPPRTVAVRRFSWYATDERVDRERTRLLERLSRREFDPRGEPTLLQYNDPWTPPFMRTNEVEVELADAPERVRREAP is encoded by the coding sequence ATGCGATCGGTACGAAACCTACTGCTCGGAACCGCTGGCTTGCTGGGACTGTGGATCGGCTGGGGCGCGTACGTCAACCGAACGACTGAACGCGTCCCGTCGGAGCCCCTCGAGCGATTCGACGGTATCGAGATCCGCCGCTATCCGCGGACGGTCCGCGCCGAGACGACGGCGCCGGACACGCGGACGGCGTTCGGTCGGCTCTTTCGCTATATCTCGGGGGCGAACGAGCAGCGCGAAGACGTGGCGATGACCGCGCCGGTGGCGGTCCGCGGGACGTCGATTTCGATGACCGCGCCCGTACGAACCGGGCCCGACGGCGGCGACGTGACGATGGCCTTCTACCTTCCACGGGCGTACACGCCCGAGACTGCGCCGATACCGACCGATCCCGCCGTTCGACTCGTCGTCGATCCGCCGCGGACCGTCGCGGTGCGCCGATTCTCGTGGTACGCGACGGACGAGCGTGTCGATCGAGAACGGACCCGACTGCTCGAGCGGCTCTCTCGCCGGGAGTTCGACCCGCGCGGCGAGCCGACGCTGCTCCAGTACAACGATCCGTGGACGCCGCCGTTCATGCGAACGAACGAGGTTGAAGTCGAACTTGCCGACGCCCCGGAGCGGGTTCGCCGCGAGGCGCCGTGA
- a CDS encoding ABC transporter ATP-binding protein, translated as MSSAEPQPIELESLTKYYGDVRGVEDLTLAVDRGEVFGFLGPNGAGKSTAIRVLLGLLKPTDGTALLLGRDVTDRAELRDAKRRLGYLPSDVTFYDRVTGAAVLDHFGRLRGDERREELLERFPVPLDRTVKAYSSGNRQKLAIVAAFMHEPELAIMDEPTSGLDPLVQNEFYELLEERREAGRTSFFSSHILSEVRRVCDRVGIIRNGRLIELDTVENILAEGGTIATVRLAEEPPPAALEFPGVARVDRRDGDGRYRLVLAREFDALIERLSEYTVLELEVREASIEDVFMHFYGGTDEDTDSPANRNDATP; from the coding sequence GTGAGCAGCGCCGAGCCACAGCCGATCGAACTCGAGTCCCTGACGAAGTACTACGGCGACGTTCGGGGCGTCGAGGACCTCACGCTCGCTGTCGACCGGGGCGAGGTCTTCGGCTTCCTCGGCCCGAACGGTGCGGGCAAGTCGACGGCCATTCGCGTTCTCCTCGGACTGTTGAAGCCGACCGATGGAACGGCGTTGCTGCTTGGACGGGACGTGACGGACCGAGCGGAACTCCGCGACGCGAAGCGGCGCCTCGGCTACCTCCCGAGCGACGTCACCTTCTACGATCGCGTGACTGGCGCGGCGGTGCTCGACCACTTCGGGCGGCTGCGCGGCGACGAGCGACGCGAGGAACTCCTCGAGCGCTTTCCGGTTCCGCTCGATCGGACCGTAAAGGCCTACTCGAGCGGTAACAGGCAGAAGCTCGCCATTGTCGCGGCGTTCATGCACGAGCCCGAACTGGCGATCATGGACGAGCCGACGTCCGGACTGGACCCGCTCGTCCAGAACGAGTTCTACGAACTGCTCGAGGAGCGACGCGAGGCGGGCCGAACGAGTTTCTTCTCCTCGCACATTCTGAGCGAGGTCCGGCGCGTCTGCGACCGCGTCGGGATCATCAGGAACGGCCGGCTGATCGAGCTCGACACCGTCGAGAACATCCTCGCGGAAGGCGGCACGATCGCGACCGTTCGATTGGCCGAGGAGCCGCCGCCAGCGGCCCTCGAGTTCCCGGGTGTCGCGCGCGTTGACCGGCGGGACGGCGACGGCAGGTACCGGCTCGTCCTTGCGCGGGAGTTCGACGCTCTCATCGAGCGTCTGAGCGAGTACACCGTCCTCGAACTTGAGGTTCGCGAGGCGTCCATCGAGGACGTGTTCATGCACTTTTACGGAGGTACGGACGAGGACACCGATTCGCCAGCGAACAGGAACGACGCGACACCCTAA